Proteins from a single region of Sinorhizobium meliloti:
- a CDS encoding MarR family winged helix-turn-helix transcriptional regulator — protein MASGAGSRSRTQLPEIANEEALDPGVFEGLAGVRLAMRRFLSFSEAVLSEAGVTSQQYQALLVLKVAPQSRIMLRQLAEEMLIQHHGAVQLVDRLVAAGLALRIPAADDKRRVLVTLTEYGERVLNFLAKRHLGAMLDNEPLLIESLSRLRALARTG, from the coding sequence ATGGCTTCCGGCGCAGGTTCTAGGTCCCGCACACAGTTGCCTGAGATTGCCAATGAGGAGGCGCTTGACCCGGGAGTGTTCGAGGGTCTCGCGGGAGTCAGGCTGGCCATGCGTCGCTTCCTCTCCTTCAGCGAGGCGGTTCTTTCCGAGGCGGGGGTGACTTCGCAACAATATCAAGCACTGCTGGTGCTCAAAGTTGCTCCCCAAAGCCGAATCATGCTCCGGCAACTCGCAGAAGAGATGCTGATACAGCATCACGGCGCCGTTCAACTCGTTGACAGGCTTGTGGCGGCTGGCCTGGCGTTGCGAATCCCAGCGGCCGACGACAAACGCCGCGTCCTGGTCACCCTCACCGAGTACGGCGAACGGGTTTTGAACTTCCTTGCTAAAAGACATCTGGGCGCGATGCTCGATAACGAGCCGTTGCTGATTGAATCTCTTTCGCGCCTGCGCGCGTTGGCTCGGACCGGCTAA